CCGCCGTAGGGTGAAGGTTGCCACAGGAGCGATCTTCTGAAGAGGCTCATCATTCTCGGTGACAAAGGTGGTGCGCAGTGCTTCGTGACGCCTCAGGATCTCGCCAAAACTCCGCTCAAGGGCAGTTACGTTGAGCTGCCCGGTAAGCCGTATCGCAGAGAAGATATTATATGCCGCGATGCCAGGCTCCAACTGATCGAGAAACCAGAGACGCTGCTGGGCAAAGGAAAGCACGCACGGATCGGCCGTTCCTCTCCTGCAAATTTCCTGCTCTCTCACAACAGCCTTTGGCTTTTCCATGAAACGGCGTTCGATCAGTCTCATCATTTCAGGAGTAAGCCCGGCAATACGCCGTCTAAGATCGTCCATGATGCCCCCATTCTTCCCCCGGGAGGCTAAGGTTCCTCTCCTGAGGGGTCTTTCCCGCTTCAGCCGTTTGGTGTTCTCCGGTGCTTAAAGATATATTACCCGATGAAGACTGAGAGGCAATCTGCTGTGTTCTTTCAGCAAGGATGTAGGCGGCCTTCCTGACTCCGTCGAACTGTTCTTCCAAAGGGATCCCATACTCCTTGGTATTGATTTTCCACACATAGCCGATAGCATTTGCCTCCAATACGTACAGCTTTCCTGAGGGTACTTCGCGGACGATATCGAAGCCGAGCAAAGGTACTTCCGGAAATGCTCCATGGGCCGATTCAGCAAGCATGATGATCTCCTCATCGTAATTCAACTCAAGCCGGGAGCCCTTGGCGCTTGCCACGATAGAGACGCCTTCATGCCTCACCGCAGATTTGAAATCCTTCGGTCCGGCCAAACCGGGCCCGTCTCCACTCGATACGAACTTGTTTGAATACAACACCCTTCCGAAAAGGGTATTGACCCGGTAACTCACAGGCCACGGCCCTGTGTAGATGAACTCCTGAATGATCGTGGACGGACTCAATCCTGCAGATTTTGTGACAATCGGTCTCCATCTCAGACGGTTCTTCCGCATGGCGACCACTTTTGCTCCCCGTCCCCCGTGGTCAGGCTTCCTCACCACGTAGTCATCAAATCGGGAGAGATCAGGTGTTTCTCCCTCAGTGAGCAGGGCCCATGGCGGCACAGGAATACCCGCCTTTTCCAAGGCCGCATACTCCTCGCTCTTGCTGAGCGGTTGTCCACAGAATATTCTGCCCTCCTTTACGGGTGGATAATTCCTGATGAGAGCCGGTGAAAATATCAAGGTGGGACGGTCCGGAAGATTCAGGTCCATGGGAGCGCGATCCCTGACAACTGCCACATTGATACTCGGATCGAGTTCCTTCACATACTTTGCCACTCTCTCAAAGCTCGAGAATGCAGAGAGGTCGAACTCTTCATTAATAACCATAAGGAGATTACATTCGTGTCTCCCGAAAAGCTCTGATTTCTTCCGGGGACAGGAGAATGGTAGAGACGATGAGTGAGTTCCCTCACCGTCTCTGTCCTCAACTCCTCCCTTGGGCAGGCCGTTCTGGGCGAGAAGACGTTCCATGGTGCCATCAGATATGAATTCCATCTGGCTCTGCTGCTCATCCATGGATTCAAAGGCAGAGTTACTTATCTCCTTTTCGATGAGGCAAAAGGCGAGCAGCTCGATTGTAGGGTGTTCGAAAATCCCACGGACGCTAATCCTGAAGTTCAAATCTCTCCTTATCCGAGAGGCCAGTTGTGTGGCGATGAGCGAGTGTCCGCCCAGTTCAAAAAAGTTGTCACGGATTCCGACCCGTTCAAGACCAAGAACTTGACACCACATGGAAGCCAGCGCCTCCTCCAGAGGGGTGCTGGGAGCGATGAAGGCTTCCTTTATATCAGGCTTTTCGACGTACGGCGCCGGCAAGGCCTTTCGGTCAACTTTGCCGTTTGGAGTCAGCGGCAGTGAGTCGAGCATAACAAAGGCGGAGGGTATCATGTACTCAGGAAGATGTTTACCCAGGTGTGCTCTTAGTTCCGATGTGGAGACGTTGAGCTGTGACTGGCATACGATGTAACCTACCAGGCTACATTCTTCCTCATCGCTCTGCCTTGCAGTCACAACCGCTGATCTTATGTGAGGATGGCGTTCAAGGACGGCTGCCACTTCATCCGGCTCAATTCTTACCCCGTTAATCTTGACCTGATGGTCACGACGGCCGAGTACGGTGAGCAAGCCGTCGTGGCGATAACGTCCCAGATCTCCTGTGTGGTAGAGAATATCCTCCGGGTCATCCCGGAAATGATTCCTCATGAAGCGCAGTTGTTCTTCCTGGGGATTGTTGACATATCCACGCGTACGGAATGGCGTGCGCAATACAATCTCCCCTAACTCGCCGATGCCGCACAGTAGGCCCTTTTCTGAAAGAATCAGAGCCTGTGTCTCAGGGAGGGGCCGGCCCACCGGCTGCGCTCCCGGGGCGATATCGTCGGGCACGACGTAGAAACACTTTGCGAGGGTCGTTTCCGTTGTTCCGTAAAGGTTTACTATCTGCCCTGAAACGGGAAAGGCGGCACGCCACCTTCTCACGAGTGTTTCCCGGAGCGGTTCCCCGGCAAAAAAAACATAACGCAGCGACCGCAGCCTTGTCCCCGGCGGAATGTTCCCCAGCCACGATTTGGCAACAGACGGAACCGTGTGCAGCAAGGTGACTCTCTCCCTCTCCAGCCACGATAGGACGCCGTCGGAAAAGGGTCCGTCAGATTCATCGGGCAGACAAAGAGTCCCTCCGCTGATCAGGGGCAGAAAAATGTCCCGCAGAACAACATCAAAGGTGGGATTCGTTAATTGTGCGCAGCGGTCCAGCGGGCCGACCGCAAATGTATCCTTTTGCCACGTAAGGAAGTGGCTGAGGCCTTTATGACACCCCAGCACTCCTTTGGGAACGCCCGTTGAGCCCGACGTGAAGAAGATGTACGCAGCGTCATTCGGGGAAAGTTCCGGAAGGTCCGTTCCTGACGGCTCGAATGGCTCTTCGACACCGGCTGCCAGTCCCCTTTCTTCCTCTACGGTGATAATGCCTGACGGAAAAAGTCCATTGAACCACTGACGCTCTTTTTCGCCTTCTCCTATGTGCAGCAAACATTTTGCTTTCGCCTCCTGACACATGATGCGCTTACGCATCGCAGGAAGGTTTTCATCAACAGTAAGCAAGACGCCGCCGCTCGAAAATACCGCGACTATGCCTGTTATGAGCCCAAAGCTCCTCGGTCCGGTAACGGCTACCACGTCTCCCTTGTTAATCCCACCGTTTCGCAGAACTCCCGCCAGATGGGTAACGCCTTCAGAGAGCTGTCGGTAACTCCAGGATTGTCCATTCCGGGTAACCGCCGGATGATGAGGCGACCTGTCGGCATGGGAAAGAAACATGCTTGTGACAGGTAGATACTCGGGTTCATGCAGGGCAGAGTAGGGATCGGGCAGAAAGGAGAGAGAACGAGTCGAACGTAACGAATACAAACCTATCGATTTCGCCGGATCTTCGACAACCTGTTTCAGGAGATGTCCCATCTGCCCCAGCATCTCCGCTACTCTCTGTCCTCCGAAAAGATCGGCATTGTATACCAGATCCAGGAGGATCCCCTTCTCATCCGGAGAAACATACAGGGTAAAATCAAACTTCGAATCCTCCTCGGATGGTGAAATGATCTCTGCCTTTAAGTCAGAAAGTTCCGGGAAATCATCTGACGGGTTCTGCATGTTCAGCATCACCTGGAAGAGGGGAGTGCGGCTCAGGTCACGTTCAGGCTGCAATGCTTCGACCAATTTCTCAAAGGGCAGATCCTGATGGGAGTAAGCGTCGACTGCCACCTTGCCGACACGGGACAGGACATCGAGGAAAGTCGGGCTCCCCGAAAGATCGGTCCTCATTACGAGGGTGTTAATGAAAACCCCGATCAGCCCCTCTGTCTCAAGACGGTTGCGCCCGGCAATAGGTGTGCCTATGATAATGTCATCCTGTGCGGTTAGTCGATGGAGGAGTATGTTGAACGAGGCCAGCATCATCATGAACAGCGTATTTCCCGTCCTCTGACACAGGGCGTTCATTGCGCAGCTCAACTCCCTTGACAACCGCAGGGAACAACGATCTCCCCGGTGGGTCTGCATGGGCCGACGCGGATAGTCAATCGGTAAGTCCAATACCGGCAAATTTCCGCCCAACTGCTTCTTCCAATAAGAAAGCTGCTCATCCAGTCTTACTCCCTGCAACCATTGCCTCTGCCACACTGCAAAGTCCGCATACTGGATGGGTAGGTCATCAAGAGGTGATGGATTACCGTTCGAAAAGGCTTTGTACAGTGCCGAGAGCTCCCGGTAGAGGATACCCATGGACCAGCCGTCAAAGACGATGTGGTGCAACGTTAAGAGTAGAATGTGTTCCTGTGGGGTCAGTCGCAATAGTCTCACCCGCAGCAGCGGACCTGCAGCAAGGTCAAAAGGACGGGACGCCTCTTCCCTGGTAAGCCGCCGGACTTCGGCCTCTCTCTGCTCATCGGGCATTGTACTGAGGTCTACCTGTTGCAGGGTGAAGGGTGTCACAGAAGCGATCTTCTGAAGAGGCTCATCATTCTCGGTGACAAAGGTAGTGCGCAGTGCTTCGTGACGCCTCAGGATCTCGCGAAGGCCCCGCTCCAGGGCGGTAACGTCGAGATGACCGCTAAGCCGTATCGCGAAAAAGATGTTATATGCCGAACTGCCAGGCTCCAACTGATCGAGAAACCATAAGCGTTGCTGGGCGTAAGAAAGAGGCGCTGTTTCAAGGGTCCCTCTTTTCGGAATAGCCCTTTCCGAAGACGGTCTGCCGCCCTTCTCCCTGAGCAACTTTTCAAAGAGCGCCT
This window of the Thermodesulfovibrionales bacterium genome carries:
- a CDS encoding condensation domain-containing protein codes for the protein MDDLRRRIAGLTPEMMRLIERRFMEKPKAVVREQEICRRGTADPCVLSFAQQRLWFLDQLEPGIAAYNIFSAIRLTGQLNVTALERSFGEILRRHEALRTTFVTENDEPLQKIAPVATFTLRR
- a CDS encoding amino acid adenylation domain-containing protein, giving the protein MNELSERISRLAPARKALFEKLLREKGGRPSSERAIPKRGTLETAPLSYAQQRLWFLDQLEPGSSAYNIFFAIRLSGHLDVTALERGLREILRRHEALRTTFVTENDEPLQKIASVTPFTLQQVDLSTMPDEQREAEVRRLTREEASRPFDLAAGPLLRVRLLRLTPQEHILLLTLHHIVFDGWSMGILYRELSALYKAFSNGNPSPLDDLPIQYADFAVWQRQWLQGVRLDEQLSYWKKQLGGNLPVLDLPIDYPRRPMQTHRGDRCSLRLSRELSCAMNALCQRTGNTLFMMMLASFNILLHRLTAQDDIIIGTPIAGRNRLETEGLIGVFINTLVMRTDLSGSPTFLDVLSRVGKVAVDAYSHQDLPFEKLVEALQPERDLSRTPLFQVMLNMQNPSDDFPELSDLKAEIISPSEEDSKFDFTLYVSPDEKGILLDLVYNADLFGGQRVAEMLGQMGHLLKQVVEDPAKSIGLYSLRSTRSLSFLPDPYSALHEPEYLPVTSMFLSHADRSPHHPAVTRNGQSWSYRQLSEGVTHLAGVLRNGGINKGDVVAVTGPRSFGLITGIVAVFSSGGVLLTVDENLPAMRKRIMCQEAKAKCLLHIGEGEKERQWFNGLFPSGIITVEEERGLAAGVEEPFEPSGTDLPELSPNDAAYIFFTSGSTGVPKGVLGCHKGLSHFLTWQKDTFAVGPLDRCAQLTNPTFDVVLRDIFLPLISGGTLCLPDESDGPFSDGVLSWLERERVTLLHTVPSVAKSWLGNIPPGTRLRSLRYVFFAGEPLRETLVRRWRAAFPVSGQIVNLYGTTETTLAKCFYVVPDDIAPGAQPVGRPLPETQALILSEKGLLCGIGELGEIVLRTPFRTRGYVNNPQEEQLRFMRNHFRDDPEDILYHTGDLGRYRHDGLLTVLGRRDHQVKINGVRIEPDEVAAVLERHPHIRSAVVTARQSDEEECSLVGYIVCQSQLNVSTSELRAHLGKHLPEYMIPSAFVMLDSLPLTPNGKVDRKALPAPYVEKPDIKEAFIAPSTPLEEALASMWCQVLGLERVGIRDNFFELGGHSLIATQLASRIRRDLNFRISVRGIFEHPTIELLAFCLIEKEISNSAFESMDEQQSQMEFISDGTMERLLAQNGLPKGGVEDRDGEGTHSSSLPFSCPRKKSELFGRHECNLLMVINEEFDLSAFSSFERVAKYVKELDPSINVAVVRDRAPMDLNLPDRPTLIFSPALIRNYPPVKEGRIFCGQPLSKSEEYAALEKAGIPVPPWALLTEGETPDLSRFDDYVVRKPDHGGRGAKVVAMRKNRLRWRPIVTKSAGLSPSTIIQEFIYTGPWPVSYRVNTLFGRVLYSNKFVSSGDGPGLAGPKDFKSAVRHEGVSIVASAKGSRLELNYDEEIIMLAESAHGAFPEVPLLGFDIVREVPSGKLYVLEANAIGYVWKINTKEYGIPLEEQFDGVRKAAYILAERTQQIASQSSSGNISLSTGEHQTAEAGKTPQERNLSLPGEEWGHHGRS